The proteins below come from a single Mucilaginibacter mali genomic window:
- the kbl gene encoding glycine C-acetyltransferase gives MYDTLKPVLEQELAEIEKAGLYKRERIITSPQGADIIVQGGQEVINFCANNYLGLSGNAKVIEAAKKVMDTHGYGLSSVRFICGTQDIHKQLEQKIAEFLGTEDTILYAAAFDANGGVFEPLFNEQDAIISDELNHASIIDGVRLCKAQRQRYKHDDMADLEEKLKATQGCRHRIIVTDGAFSMDGTIAQLDKICDLADKYRALVMIDESHCSGFMGKTGRGTHEHHNVMGRIDIITGTLGKALGGASGGFTSGRKEIIDMLRQRSRPYLFSNTLAPAITGASIAVLDMLSETTRLRDKLEGNTQYFREQMTAAGFDIKPGVHPIVPVMLYDAKLSQTFAARMLEEGIYVIGFYYPVVPQGKARIRVQISAAHDRHHLDKAIAAFTKVGKELGVIK, from the coding sequence ATGTATGATACTTTAAAGCCTGTGCTTGAACAGGAATTGGCCGAAATTGAAAAAGCCGGATTGTATAAACGCGAACGCATTATCACCTCGCCGCAGGGTGCCGATATCATCGTGCAGGGCGGGCAGGAAGTAATTAACTTCTGCGCTAATAATTATCTTGGGCTTTCGGGCAATGCCAAAGTTATAGAAGCCGCTAAAAAAGTAATGGACACGCACGGCTATGGCCTGTCGTCGGTACGCTTTATTTGTGGCACGCAGGACATTCACAAACAGCTGGAACAAAAAATAGCCGAATTTTTAGGCACCGAAGATACCATACTTTACGCTGCCGCATTTGATGCCAATGGCGGCGTATTCGAACCACTGTTTAATGAGCAAGATGCCATTATATCCGATGAGTTGAACCACGCTTCTATCATAGATGGCGTACGCCTTTGCAAAGCGCAACGTCAACGCTACAAGCACGATGACATGGCCGACCTGGAAGAAAAATTAAAAGCTACCCAAGGCTGCCGCCACCGCATCATTGTTACCGATGGCGCATTTAGTATGGATGGTACCATCGCCCAGCTTGATAAAATATGCGACCTGGCCGATAAGTACCGCGCCCTGGTAATGATAGATGAAAGTCACTGCTCAGGCTTTATGGGCAAAACCGGTCGCGGCACGCACGAACACCATAACGTAATGGGCCGTATCGATATCATCACCGGCACCTTGGGTAAAGCATTGGGCGGCGCATCGGGTGGTTTTACATCAGGCCGTAAAGAGATCATCGATATGCTGCGTCAGCGTTCGCGTCCGTACCTGTTCAGTAATACGTTGGCCCCGGCCATCACCGGTGCATCGATTGCGGTACTGGATATGCTGAGCGAGACCACCCGGCTGCGCGATAAACTGGAAGGCAATACCCAATACTTCCGCGAGCAGATGACCGCCGCAGGGTTTGACATTAAACCTGGCGTGCACCCTATTGTGCCGGTTATGCTGTACGATGCCAAACTATCCCAAACCTTTGCCGCCAGAATGCTGGAAGAAGGCATTTATGTGATCGGGTTTTATTACCCGGTAGTTCCGCAGGGCAAAGCCCGCATCCGCGTACAGATCAGCGCAGCGCACGATAGGCATCATTTGGATAAGGCAATAGCGGCCTTTACCAAGGTGGGTAAGGAATTGGGGGTGATTAAATAA
- a CDS encoding DUF6364 family protein, whose translation MASTKLTLSVEDAFVDRAKRYAAKHKTSLSKLFSEFVSEKIDSDQITEDDDFLAKLNNIEISDKIKSLTGVIKINISKNTDLKKLASDARHEYLEKKYDL comes from the coding sequence ATGGCAAGTACAAAACTAACCTTGAGCGTTGAAGATGCTTTTGTTGATAGAGCCAAAAGATATGCTGCCAAGCACAAAACCAGCTTATCTAAGCTGTTTTCAGAATTTGTGAGCGAAAAAATAGATAGCGATCAAATAACTGAAGATGACGATTTCTTAGCAAAATTGAACAATATCGAAATATCAGATAAGATCAAATCGCTTACCGGCGTTATAAAGATTAATATCTCAAAAAATACTGATCTGAAGAAACTTGCAAGCGATGCCAGGCATGAATATTTAGAGAAGAAATATGATCTATAA
- a CDS encoding PIN domain-containing protein: MIYKKVFIDSDIILDLIFQRQPFFKYSQVLFDGVFPEYELTTSALILANVHYLIRKHVNKATAKDIIKNVTDILKVFPFEKQHILLAVSSDHSDFEDSIQYHIAMQNKCDFILTRNLKDYKHSTIPVLTAEQFLRTIL; encoded by the coding sequence ATGATCTATAAAAAAGTCTTTATTGATAGCGACATTATCTTAGATCTAATTTTTCAACGCCAGCCATTTTTCAAGTATAGTCAGGTATTGTTTGATGGCGTTTTTCCGGAATATGAATTAACAACATCCGCACTGATACTCGCTAATGTTCATTATCTGATAAGAAAACATGTAAATAAGGCAACAGCAAAGGATATCATAAAAAATGTGACCGATATTCTTAAAGTTTTTCCATTTGAAAAACAACATATATTATTAGCAGTAAGTAGTGATCATTCTGATTTTGAAGACAGCATTCAATACCATATTGCGATGCAAAACAAGTGCGACTTTATCCTAACACGTAACTTAAAGGATTATAAACATTCAACCATCCCGGTATTGACTGCCGAACAATTTTTAAGAACGATATTATAA
- the pheS gene encoding phenylalanine--tRNA ligase subunit alpha, with protein sequence MQDQINQYTLEIDEFAPANPAQLEEFRIKYLGTKGIVKDLFEQFKAVSPEEKRVLGKVLNQFKQLAEAKFNEYKEAFESESHSGGTDMDLTLPGEGYTVGSRHPLSLVRNEIIDIFKRLGFVVAEGPEIEDDWHNFSALNFPAEHPARDMQDTFFIKKDDGNDIALRTHTSSVQVRMMENGKPPFRAIMPGRVYRNEAISARAHCFFHQVEGLYIDENVSFSDLKQTLYHFVQELYGEGTKVRFRPSYFPFTEPSAEMDISCTICKGSGCNMCKYTGWVEILGCGMVDPNVLENCGIDSKKYTGFAFGMGIERIANLKWVIRDLRLFSENDTRFLKQFKTEII encoded by the coding sequence ATGCAAGACCAGATTAACCAGTATACATTAGAGATAGACGAATTTGCACCGGCCAACCCGGCGCAGCTGGAAGAGTTCCGTATAAAATATTTGGGTACCAAAGGCATCGTGAAGGACCTGTTCGAGCAGTTCAAGGCGGTTAGCCCCGAGGAAAAGCGTGTGCTGGGTAAGGTGCTCAACCAGTTTAAGCAATTGGCCGAGGCTAAGTTTAACGAGTACAAGGAGGCCTTCGAGTCGGAAAGCCATAGCGGCGGTACCGATATGGACCTTACCCTGCCTGGCGAAGGCTATACTGTTGGTTCGCGCCACCCGCTATCGCTGGTGCGTAATGAGATCATCGATATTTTTAAACGTTTGGGCTTCGTAGTGGCTGAAGGCCCTGAAATTGAGGACGACTGGCATAACTTCTCGGCCCTTAACTTCCCGGCCGAACACCCGGCACGTGATATGCAGGATACCTTCTTTATTAAAAAGGATGATGGTAACGATATCGCCCTGCGTACGCATACCTCATCGGTACAGGTGCGCATGATGGAGAACGGTAAACCACCGTTCCGCGCTATTATGCCGGGCCGTGTTTATCGTAACGAGGCTATCTCGGCCCGCGCGCATTGTTTCTTTCACCAGGTAGAGGGCTTGTATATCGACGAGAACGTGTCATTCTCCGATCTGAAGCAAACGCTTTACCACTTTGTGCAGGAGTTGTATGGCGAAGGCACTAAAGTACGTTTCCGCCCATCGTACTTCCCGTTCACCGAACCATCGGCCGAGATGGATATCTCGTGTACCATCTGCAAGGGCTCGGGCTGTAACATGTGTAAATACACCGGCTGGGTAGAGATATTAGGCTGCGGCATGGTTGACCCTAACGTACTGGAAAATTGCGGCATCGACAGCAAGAAATACACCGGTTTTGCGTTTGGTATGGGTATCGAACGTATTGCCAACCTTAAATGGGTTATCCGCGATCTGCGTTTATTCTCTGAGAACGATACACGCTTTTTAAAGCAGTTTAAAACAGAAATTATTTAG
- a CDS encoding Rieske (2Fe-2S) protein, whose translation MKRKLGIVVVILFTAFSCGKDSGDIIPSIPVNFQAALSDTRINKLNSPGSAVVVSGYGIAGLLLYRDAAGQYHAYDRCSSYQPQNKCAVTIDDTGFTVTDPCSGSKFSLNDGSPVKAPASKSLRTYDAYVSNFQLFVTN comes from the coding sequence ATGAAAAGGAAGCTGGGTATAGTTGTTGTTATTTTATTCACCGCATTTTCGTGCGGAAAGGATAGTGGCGACATTATACCCAGCATACCCGTAAATTTCCAGGCCGCCCTTTCGGACACGCGTATCAATAAGCTTAACAGCCCCGGTAGCGCCGTGGTGGTTTCGGGTTATGGCATTGCCGGTTTACTGCTTTATCGCGATGCGGCGGGGCAATATCACGCTTACGACCGTTGCAGCAGTTACCAGCCACAGAACAAATGCGCTGTTACGATTGATGATACGGGCTTTACGGTTACCGATCCCTGCAGCGGCTCGAAGTTCTCGTTAAACGATGGTTCGCCGGTAAAAGCGCCGGCCAGCAAATCTTTACGGACATATGATGCGTATGTTAGTAATTTCCAACTATTTGTTACCAACTAA
- a CDS encoding TetR/AcrR family transcriptional regulator gives MEADKIKDSIKRAAQDLFRKFGYHKTSVNEIAKRAKIAKATIYKYFDSKEAVLHSLLMDYIRVSVDELINTDSPDMDEEAHLSNLIIKTSRLSYTVCNEFIGWDFIRESTNSQEFLKNLSNELEELLIASFAQLGGIRKHESYMQRLRFLIKCSKSIVFSFAFTSVSDSDVRKNFVSFQKEILPYLVKAAITI, from the coding sequence ATGGAAGCCGACAAAATTAAGGATAGCATAAAAAGGGCCGCGCAGGACCTGTTCCGCAAGTTTGGTTACCATAAAACCAGCGTGAACGAGATTGCCAAGCGCGCCAAAATAGCCAAGGCTACCATCTATAAATATTTCGATAGCAAGGAGGCTGTGCTGCACTCGCTGCTGATGGATTACATCCGCGTAAGTGTTGATGAACTGATCAATACCGACAGCCCCGATATGGACGAGGAAGCCCACCTGAGCAACCTCATCATCAAAACCAGCCGCCTCTCGTACACTGTTTGCAACGAGTTCATCGGCTGGGATTTCATCCGCGAATCAACCAACTCGCAGGAGTTTTTGAAAAACCTGAGTAACGAACTTGAGGAATTACTCATCGCCTCGTTTGCCCAACTGGGCGGCATCCGCAAGCACGAAAGTTATATGCAGCGCCTGCGCTTCCTGATTAAATGCAGCAAAAGTATCGTATTCAGCTTCGCATTTACCTCTGTAAGCGATTCGGACGTGCGGAAGAATTTTGTTTCCTTTCAAAAAGAGATCTTGCCTTATTTGGTTAAGGCTGCGATAACGATATAG
- a CDS encoding IS4 family transposase: protein MSFSSGKAPFIFSRDAFVDGIITPLQDSITNTLDRDKLDVFARQSGFLQRRSKLKPDEFIDTLMFSGLDHGQLSLQDCCNDLARQHQTALSKVALHKRFNSKSLNFLKLVLAEQLSSRLNIKGTDDWQPFSRVVIADSCKFSLPAQCKDDYPGFTNFGNVSSIMNIQYAFDIKNGDWENLELTRATENDQSHSKKTLHRIGRGELHIRDLGFVTPSYLRKVVSEQAFFLNRLHPQWKPLQHGSGKPVDWAALHQKMNRSGKLQFETMVTIGTGEDGFNCRLIAVPVPEQVWAERIRIAQQRAKSQKVALSDEYKSRCRFSIFITNTPITTLKAAEVIQLYRLRWQIELVFKTWKSLLAIHKVRAARTERLECQLVAKFIWIFINWKIFRFVDSVIRKNQPAYALSIWKFFKHTRLNSQVIRSVVAGELPLKDWWERFLFPIIKSLLIEPKKGKKAAFEIVYEVFKNLS from the coding sequence GTGTCATTTTCTTCGGGAAAAGCTCCTTTTATCTTCAGCCGCGACGCATTTGTTGATGGCATTATCACGCCCTTACAGGACAGTATTACTAATACGCTTGATCGCGACAAACTTGATGTGTTTGCGCGGCAAAGCGGATTTCTGCAACGGAGGTCCAAGCTTAAACCCGACGAGTTTATCGATACATTGATGTTCAGTGGTCTTGATCATGGGCAACTCAGTTTGCAGGACTGCTGCAACGACCTGGCCCGGCAGCACCAAACCGCTCTTAGCAAAGTCGCATTACATAAGCGGTTCAATTCAAAGAGCCTGAACTTCCTCAAGCTTGTGCTGGCCGAACAACTCTCATCCAGGCTGAATATCAAAGGGACGGACGACTGGCAGCCGTTTTCACGGGTAGTGATCGCCGACTCCTGCAAGTTTTCTCTGCCGGCACAATGCAAGGATGACTATCCCGGTTTTACAAACTTCGGCAATGTATCATCCATTATGAATATCCAATATGCTTTTGATATCAAAAACGGGGATTGGGAAAACCTGGAATTGACCAGGGCTACCGAAAATGACCAAAGTCATTCCAAAAAAACACTGCACCGTATTGGCAGGGGGGAGTTGCATATCCGCGACCTGGGCTTTGTTACTCCATCATACCTCAGAAAAGTGGTGAGTGAACAAGCCTTTTTCCTCAATCGCTTACATCCGCAATGGAAACCCCTGCAGCATGGTTCGGGCAAGCCTGTCGATTGGGCGGCGCTCCACCAAAAAATGAATCGCAGCGGGAAATTGCAGTTCGAAACAATGGTTACTATCGGAACCGGGGAGGATGGCTTCAACTGCCGCCTGATCGCTGTTCCCGTACCGGAACAGGTATGGGCCGAACGGATACGGATAGCTCAACAAAGAGCCAAAAGCCAGAAGGTCGCTCTTTCCGATGAATATAAGTCTCGTTGCCGGTTCAGCATATTTATTACAAATACGCCGATAACCACCCTTAAAGCCGCGGAAGTCATTCAACTATATCGTTTAAGATGGCAGATCGAACTCGTGTTCAAGACCTGGAAATCGCTGCTTGCCATCCATAAGGTAAGGGCTGCCAGGACTGAAAGGCTGGAGTGTCAACTGGTCGCCAAATTTATCTGGATATTTATCAACTGGAAGATATTCCGCTTTGTCGATTCCGTCATTCGGAAAAACCAGCCGGCCTACGCCCTTTCCATTTGGAAATTCTTTAAACATACCCGCCTTAATAGCCAAGTCATCAGAAGTGTGGTTGCCGGTGAATTACCATTAAAAGATTGGTGGGAAAGGTTCCTTTTTCCAATTATAAAAAGTCTGTTGATCGAACCGAAAAAAGGAAAAAAGGCAGCTTTTGAAATTGTCTATGAGGTCTTTAAGAACTTAAGTTAA
- a CDS encoding slipin family protein, producing the protein MYLSIIAVIALVLAGMGIRIAQEYQRAIVFRLGRYYATKGPGLYFIIPFIDTQMKVDIRTRTVDLEQQETITKDSVTIKVNAVLWFRVVNPEDAIIKVANYNQAVYQFSVTALRNIIGQHLLDEVLREREQINATLQKIVDSATESWGIKIEMVEMKDVEIPESMQRAMAREAEAIREKRARIIKAEAELEASIKLTQGAKQMEGSPIALELRRMQMLSEIGIDNNTTTVMLIPSDFTTAARSFTEMVNMQKGPLPAKGEAEN; encoded by the coding sequence ATGTACTTAAGTATTATTGCAGTTATTGCACTTGTTTTAGCAGGTATGGGCATTCGTATTGCCCAGGAATATCAACGTGCTATTGTTTTTAGGCTGGGGCGCTATTATGCCACCAAGGGGCCGGGCCTGTATTTTATCATCCCCTTTATTGATACGCAAATGAAGGTGGATATCCGTACCCGCACTGTTGACCTGGAGCAGCAGGAAACCATTACCAAGGATAGCGTGACTATTAAAGTAAACGCCGTACTGTGGTTTCGCGTGGTTAACCCCGAGGATGCCATTATTAAGGTAGCCAACTACAACCAGGCGGTCTACCAGTTTTCGGTTACGGCGCTGCGCAATATTATTGGTCAGCACCTATTAGATGAGGTGCTGCGCGAACGTGAGCAGATCAACGCTACGCTGCAAAAAATTGTCGATTCGGCAACCGAATCGTGGGGGATTAAGATTGAAATGGTGGAGATGAAGGATGTGGAGATCCCCGAAAGCATGCAGCGCGCCATGGCCCGCGAAGCCGAAGCCATCCGCGAAAAGCGCGCCCGTATCATCAAGGCCGAAGCCGAGTTGGAAGCATCTATTAAGCTTACCCAGGGCGCCAAGCAAATGGAGGGCAGCCCGATTGCGCTTGAATTGCGCCGTATGCAAATGCTGAGTGAGATTGGTATCGATAATAATACCACTACCGTGATGCTGATCCCATCAGACTTTACCACTGCCGCCCGGAGCTTTACCGAGATGGTGAACATGCAGAAGGGTCCGCTCCCTGCTAAAGGAGAAGCAGAAAATTAA
- the rsmA gene encoding 16S rRNA (adenine(1518)-N(6)/adenine(1519)-N(6))-dimethyltransferase RsmA, which yields MSLVSAKKHLGQHFLTDKNIASKIVDSLRYGGKYTRVLEVGPGMGVLSDFLLQKPGLETYLIDIDTESYLFLKKKYPQLGERLINDDFLEMDFDKVSTEPFGIIGNFPYNISSQILFKILDNRDKVIEVVGMFQKEVAERCAVKPGSKEYGILSVFLQAYYKVEYLFTVKAGVFNPPPKVLSAVIRLTRNDVAKLDCDEKLFWQVVKAGFNQRRKTLRNAVSSLINKEKMVDEPMLDLRAERLSVADFVTLTNKISAAR from the coding sequence ATGTCTCTCGTTAGCGCTAAAAAACACCTTGGTCAGCACTTCCTGACCGATAAGAATATCGCATCTAAAATAGTGGATAGCCTGCGCTACGGTGGCAAATACACCCGCGTGCTTGAAGTTGGCCCGGGGATGGGTGTACTGTCCGACTTCCTGCTGCAAAAGCCCGGTCTGGAAACCTACCTCATCGATATCGACACCGAATCGTACCTGTTCCTGAAAAAGAAGTACCCGCAGTTGGGCGAGCGACTGATCAACGATGATTTTTTGGAGATGGATTTCGATAAGGTGTCTACCGAACCATTCGGTATTATCGGTAACTTCCCTTATAACATCTCATCGCAAATACTTTTTAAGATACTGGATAACCGCGATAAAGTTATCGAGGTGGTTGGCATGTTTCAAAAGGAGGTGGCCGAGCGCTGTGCCGTTAAACCGGGTAGCAAGGAGTACGGTATCCTGAGCGTGTTTCTGCAAGCTTATTACAAGGTGGAGTACCTGTTCACAGTAAAGGCGGGTGTTTTTAACCCACCACCTAAGGTGCTTTCGGCGGTGATACGCTTAACGCGTAATGATGTTGCGAAGCTGGATTGCGACGAAAAGCTATTTTGGCAGGTGGTGAAGGCCGGCTTTAATCAGCGCCGCAAAACCCTGCGTAACGCGGTATCATCGCTCATTAATAAAGAAAAGATGGTTGATGAACCCATGCTGGATCTTCGTGCCGAACGCTTAAGCGTGGCCGATTTTGTAACACTCACCAATAAAATATCGGCAGCACGATGA
- the pdxA gene encoding 4-hydroxythreonine-4-phosphate dehydrogenase PdxA, translated as MEKIKVGISIGDVNGIGLEIIIKTLADAAILDYCTPIVYGHTKVASFHRRSVNAHDLNFNVITEASQAHHKKANIINCWEEDVKIDLGQSNEVGGKYAFLSLERATSDLLSGQIDALVTAPINKDNIQNENFKFPGHTEYLQERDNAPESLMFLVSDTMRVGVVTGHIPVAQIATAVTTEKIAAKLKLMNASLKNDFWIRKPKIAVLGLNPHAGDNGLIGDEEQTIIAPALEEARALGILAMGPYPADGFFANATYAKFDAVLAMYHDQGLIPFKQVAFESGVNYTAGLSFVRTSPDHGTAYDIAGQNKASEVSFREALFTALHIVKNRRENVVLNENPLQFSKLSRDRD; from the coding sequence ATGGAGAAAATAAAAGTAGGGATCAGCATAGGCGATGTAAACGGCATCGGGCTGGAGATCATTATTAAAACCCTGGCCGACGCGGCTATTTTAGATTATTGCACCCCTATTGTTTACGGGCATACCAAGGTGGCCTCGTTCCACCGCCGCTCGGTAAACGCGCACGACCTTAACTTTAACGTCATCACCGAAGCCTCGCAGGCGCATCATAAAAAAGCCAACATCATCAACTGCTGGGAAGAAGATGTAAAGATAGACCTTGGCCAAAGTAACGAAGTGGGTGGCAAATACGCCTTCCTTTCGCTTGAGCGCGCCACCAGCGACCTGCTAAGCGGTCAGATTGACGCCCTGGTGACGGCCCCCATCAACAAGGATAACATCCAGAACGAAAACTTCAAATTCCCCGGCCATACCGAATATTTGCAGGAACGCGATAATGCGCCCGAATCGCTGATGTTTTTGGTGAGCGATACTATGCGCGTTGGTGTGGTAACCGGGCATATCCCGGTTGCGCAGATAGCCACCGCGGTAACCACCGAAAAAATTGCAGCAAAGCTGAAGCTGATGAATGCCAGCCTGAAGAATGATTTCTGGATCCGTAAACCCAAGATAGCCGTACTGGGCCTTAACCCCCACGCCGGCGATAACGGCCTGATAGGCGACGAGGAGCAAACCATTATCGCCCCCGCGCTGGAAGAAGCCCGCGCCTTAGGCATCCTGGCCATGGGTCCGTACCCGGCAGATGGCTTTTTCGCCAACGCTACCTACGCTAAATTTGATGCCGTATTGGCCATGTACCACGATCAGGGCCTGATCCCGTTCAAGCAGGTGGCCTTCGAATCGGGCGTGAATTATACGGCCGGATTAAGCTTCGTACGCACCTCACCCGATCATGGTACCGCCTACGATATTGCCGGGCAAAACAAGGCATCGGAAGTATCGTTCCGCGAGGCCTTGTTTACCGCACTGCACATTGTTAAAAACCGCAGGGAGAACGTGGTATTGAACGAGAATCCGTTGCAGTTTAGTAAGTTGAGCAGGGATAGGGATTAA
- a CDS encoding ABC transporter permease, which produces MLKNYFKIAWRNILKGRFYSLVNIIGLSAGIAFTLLIGAYIYGELQVNRQLKDADNQYIVLSKWKDPNMGYPLTTTAELPRALKRTYSNLVANYYRWDGVSSTVSKGDKHFREALQIGDSTMLKMYGFKLMHGDSRTALNDPFSVVITQNIAVKYFGKTDIVGQTINIENFKGGKHDFTVSGVLDKTPTNSVTDLVTNTGVFMSAGAANFMGRFMDGWNNTGIAGYVQLQKGINPKQLDKPMLDLIKKNTAPQIAANMTPYLVPLKDYYLDAGNGTVKRMIYTISFIGLFILLMAVINFINMCIARSSTRMREMGIRKVLGGRRKQLIWQFLTESVLLVLLSTLMAMLWYLIGRPFFSDMVGREVLGLFSFPLYFYLIPLALAVFIGLMAGVYPALVLSSLRSVDSLKGKLSIRENIFTRKTLVAVQFGIAIVVLISSFVISQQTNLFFNADLGFDRSYVVYASLPRDWSKQGIDHMESISRELKQIPQVSNVSLSWEIPDGANMGNTPVYLPGADSLRAQSGQILTTDNQYAATYGISLKAGTFFTPAFSPGDENKVVINQTLAKSLGWADPEKAIGRQLRMQGYPPNFVVCGVTKDFNFGSMKGRIPPIVFLNVNYTNLYRYFSVKLNGNNIQQSIAALQTGWNKLLPGAPFEYKFVDDAIQKLYTVELQLKKAAYLATILSTIIVLLGVLGLIALSVQKRTKEIGIRKVLGSSAAGISALFLKDFLVVVLIAGLVACPIAYLLMQHWLNDYTYKISLSFQPFVLAVMILTLITAAIIVLQTIRAALANPAESLRSE; this is translated from the coding sequence ATGTTAAAAAACTACTTCAAAATAGCCTGGCGCAATATCTTAAAAGGACGCTTTTATTCGCTGGTCAATATCATCGGTCTTTCGGCGGGTATCGCGTTTACACTCTTGATCGGTGCTTACATTTACGGCGAACTGCAAGTAAACCGCCAGCTAAAAGATGCCGATAATCAATACATCGTACTAAGCAAGTGGAAAGACCCCAACATGGGTTACCCGCTCACCACCACCGCCGAGTTGCCCCGTGCACTGAAGCGCACGTATTCTAATCTTGTTGCCAATTATTACCGCTGGGATGGCGTATCGTCCACCGTATCAAAAGGCGATAAGCACTTCCGTGAAGCCCTGCAAATAGGCGACAGCACCATGCTGAAAATGTATGGCTTCAAGCTGATGCATGGTGATAGCCGCACGGCGCTGAATGATCCCTTTTCTGTAGTGATCACGCAAAATATTGCCGTTAAATATTTCGGTAAAACGGATATCGTCGGGCAAACCATCAACATCGAAAATTTTAAAGGCGGTAAGCACGATTTTACCGTTTCGGGCGTGCTGGATAAAACACCTACCAATTCGGTTACCGATTTGGTTACCAATACCGGCGTGTTTATGTCGGCTGGCGCGGCAAACTTTATGGGCCGGTTTATGGATGGCTGGAACAATACCGGCATAGCGGGCTACGTGCAACTGCAAAAAGGCATCAACCCCAAGCAACTGGATAAGCCGATGCTTGATCTGATCAAAAAGAACACCGCGCCACAAATAGCCGCCAATATGACGCCGTATTTAGTGCCACTGAAGGATTATTACCTCGACGCGGGCAACGGCACCGTAAAGCGCATGATATACACCATTTCGTTCATCGGGCTGTTTATTTTGCTGATGGCCGTTATCAACTTTATTAATATGTGCATTGCCCGTTCGTCAACCCGTATGCGGGAGATGGGCATCCGCAAGGTATTGGGTGGTAGGCGCAAGCAATTGATCTGGCAGTTCCTCACCGAATCGGTTTTACTGGTATTGCTCTCTACCTTGATGGCCATGCTATGGTACCTTATCGGGCGACCGTTCTTTAGCGATATGGTTGGGCGTGAGGTGTTGGGTTTGTTCTCGTTCCCGCTTTATTTCTATCTTATTCCGCTTGCACTCGCGGTATTTATCGGTTTGATGGCGGGCGTTTATCCCGCGCTGGTGTTATCGTCGCTCCGTTCGGTCGATTCGCTGAAAGGCAAGCTAAGCATCCGCGAAAATATCTTTACCCGTAAAACGCTGGTGGCGGTGCAGTTTGGGATAGCCATTGTGGTGCTTATCAGCTCGTTTGTTATTTCGCAGCAAACTAATTTGTTCTTCAATGCCGATCTGGGCTTCGACCGTAGTTATGTAGTTTACGCCTCGCTGCCGCGCGATTGGTCGAAGCAGGGTATTGACCATATGGAGAGCATCAGTCGTGAACTGAAGCAGATCCCGCAGGTGAGCAACGTCAGTCTTTCATGGGAGATTCCCGACGGCGCTAACATGGGCAATACCCCCGTTTACCTGCCCGGTGCCGATTCGCTACGTGCGCAATCGGGCCAGATCTTAACTACTGATAACCAGTATGCCGCCACTTATGGCATCAGTTTAAAGGCAGGTACATTCTTTACGCCGGCCTTTTCTCCGGGTGATGAAAACAAGGTGGTCATCAACCAAACGCTGGCCAAATCATTGGGTTGGGCCGATCCGGAAAAGGCTATCGGCAGACAACTGCGTATGCAGGGTTATCCACCAAACTTTGTGGTTTGCGGAGTGACCAAGGATTTTAACTTCGGATCGATGAAGGGGCGCATCCCGCCTATCGTATTCCTGAATGTGAATTATACCAACCTGTACCGCTACTTCTCGGTAAAACTGAACGGCAATAACATCCAGCAAAGCATCGCCGCCCTGCAAACCGGCTGGAACAAGCTGTTGCCTGGCGCGCCGTTTGAATATAAGTTTGTGGATGATGCCATCCAGAAGCTTTACACGGTTGAGTTGCAGCTGAAAAAGGCGGCCTATTTGGCCACGATACTATCCACTATTATTGTGCTGCTGGGTGTGTTAGGCCTGATTGCCCTGAGTGTGCAAAAGCGCACAAAGGAGATCGGTATCCGCAAAGTATTAGGTTCGTCGGCAGCGGGTATCAGTGCCTTGTTTTTAAAGGATTTTTTAGTGGTGGTATTGATTGCCGGCTTGGTGGCTTGCCCGATAGCCTACCTGCTGATGCAGCACTGGTTGAATGATTATACGTATAAGATCAGCCTGTCGTTCCAGCCCTTTGTGTTAGCCGTAATGATCCTGACGCTAATAACAGCGGCTATTATTGTGTTGCAAACCATCAGGGCGGCATTGGCTAACCCGGCGGAGAGTTTGCGGAGTGAGTAA